Proteins encoded in a region of the Phoenix dactylifera cultivar Barhee BC4 chromosome 3, palm_55x_up_171113_PBpolish2nd_filt_p, whole genome shotgun sequence genome:
- the LOC103716525 gene encoding uncharacterized protein LOC103716525, producing MGENLQPERSKMSLDNYHPGCMQSLLHVLDLHQRLYKRKTLGYRRNDGESRPGRVKTPKMKHHIPSTSEDNVYLDKDAKFLTEDKISPANRTSGKALMRNIICKRRNRQKDQKRKISPLASRLLRTSSIHRLECNDYVLPDELTSGSETSPVGLHSAEAASSSSQNRPSSSKTSGSPIIRKQCKVCGSINIADDKGHNRLGDHLLEKRTLLGEKLNEAKEALLKKQQSTHAGEAGRGVALLQSKEFLDMMELLNANRELILKILQDPTFIIANYLQGQQASGSEMVLTTSSSLPAAELSCRNSEALRLNHKSKESEPLSRKNGKLEAGSSPLVPNIIEDGSQAMESITDEEDEILTVEAENLDTAGTAPALGYLTGSFYISNDKKDRTLSNHFKTIKRRIKDVIKDNKKEHHRISMDGVLHKIPYGQKVSEDVKKEVQSLLERSASDKLNSYSSKGKFGRKGVASSKSGPVGGSIRKSFSLTESLDKYSHLFESISSREKKRLPACSVSTKEDSGLQVRKFPKAFERIFSLPELDSYSLSKDIQDEVSDASQSLEMLTSGPQIDDAVLDPYSYNKPKPVDNLVCTEESIKSDALTEHIVEVNANEQPILINELDHCDTYSISDNFVSEEDNYGSLHVISSDMPAEPSPISVTNLCAQEDLVSPAKDSVSEAGSELKTRQIDLEELDCSELKTRQTDLGSCWGIDDASNVVEGVETDFGKAPTSMELDDFNSSDIQVDEKDEAQFHYVRDILMKSGFSSDELLGEWYSPNQPVDPSLFEEAECSCYELDPAGYEPEMTLNHMLLFDLINEVLLEIYDSTFTYCPWLSRFDSRVRPMPAGYHVLEEVWAIISHHLSSQLQLDQTVEDIVARDFMKDDGWMSLQHDTEYIGLELEDLILDDLLAEVILQFDDLPSSLYVL from the exons ATGGGTGAGAATTTGCAGCCCGAGAGGTCCAAAATGTCACTCGACAACTATCATCCAGGCTGCATGCAGAGCCTACTTCACGTCCTCGACTTGCACCAGCGGCTTTATAAAAGAAAGACTCTAGGATACCGGAGGAATGACGGTGAAAGTCGGCCTGGAa gAGTTAAAACTCCAAAAATGAAGCACCATATTCCTTCAACCAGTGAAGACAATGTCTATCTGGATAAAGATGCAAAATTCCTG ACAGAAGATAAAATTAGTCCTGCAAACAGGACTTCTGGCAAGGCTCTCATGAGAAACATAATTTGTAAAAGAAGGAATAGGCAGAAAGATCAGAAGCGAAAGATTTCTCCATTGGCATCACGGTTGCTTCGTACCAGTTCTATCCATCGTTTGGAATGCAATGATTATGTTCTTCCTGATGAACTTACTTCCGGCAGCGAAACTTCACCAGTTGGACTTCATTCAGCTGAGGCTGCTTCTTCAAGTAGCCAAAATAGACCATCATCGAGCAAAACCTCCGGCAGTCCTATTATTCGAAAGCAATGCAAAGTGTGTGGGAGCATTAACATTGCGGATGACAAGGGTCATAACCGGCTTGGAGATCATTTACTGGAGAAAAGAACACTTCTTGGAGAAAAGTTAAATGAAGCAAAGGAAGCCTTGTTAAAAAAACAGCAAAGTACGCATGCTGGAGAAGCAGGAAGAGGTGTTGCTCTCCTTCAATCAAAAGAATTCTTGGATATGATGGAGTTACTCAATGCAAACAGGGAGTTAATTCTAAAAATTCTACAGGATCCAACATTCATTATAGCAAATTATCTGCAGGGTCAACAGGCTTCTGGCTCCGAGATGGTTTTGACCACGTCTAGTTCACTTCCTGCAGCAGAGTTGTCATGCAGAAATAGCGAGGCACTTAGGCTCAATCATAAGTCGAAGGAAAGTGAACCTCTCTCCAGAAAAAATGGGAAGTTGGAAGCTGGAAGCTCACCTTTAGTTCCTAATATCATTGAGGATGGTTCCCAGGCGATGGAATCAATTACTGATGAAGAGGACGAAATTCTAACAGTGGAAGCTGAAAATCTGGATACTGCTGGAACTGCTCCTGCTCTTGGATACTTAACGGGTTCTTTCTATATATCAAACGACAAGAAAGATAGGACTCTTTCAAATCATTTTAAGACCATCAAGCGGAGGATAAAAGATGTAATCAAGGATAACAAAAAGGAGCATCATAGAATCTCTATGGATGGGGTTCTCCACAAAATCCCATATGGACAGAAGGTATCCGAGGATGTGAAGAAAGAAGTTCAGAGTCTGTTGGAACGATCTGCATCCGACAAACTTAATAGCTACAGCTCAAAAGGTAAATTTGGGAGAAAAGGTGTTGCTTCTTCAAAGAGCGGCCCTGTAGGTGGAAGTATCAGGAAATCTTTCTCGCTAACTGAATCCTTGGATAAGTATTCTCATTTGTTCGAGTCTATTTCAagcagagaaaagaaaaggttaCCTGCATGTTCAGTGTCGACGAAAGAAGATAGTGGTTTACAGGTTAGGAAGTTCCCAAAAGCCTTCGAAAGGATATTCTCCCTCCCTGAACTTGACTCATATTCTTTAAGCAAGGATATCCAAGATGAAGTATCTGATGCTTCCCAGTCACTAGAGATGCTAACTTCAGGTCCTCAAATTGATGATGCAGTGCTTGATCCATATAGTTATAATAAGCCCAAGCCAGTTGACAATCTTGTATGCACAGAGGAAAGCATAAAATCAGATGCACTGACAGAACATATTGTAGAAGTAAATGCTAATGAACAGCCCATATTGATCAATGAACTAGATCATTGTGACACCTACAGTATTTCTGACAACTTTGTTTCAGAAGAGGATAACTATGGTTCCCTGCATGTGATTTCCAGTGATATGCCTGCAGAGCCAAGTCCAATCTCTGTAACTAACTTATGTGCTCAAGAGGACCTTGTCAGTCCTGCAAAGGATTCTGTCTCAGAAG CAGGTTCAGAGCTGAAAACTAGGCAGATAGATTTGGAGGAGCTGGATTGTTCGGAGCTGAAAACTAGGCAGACTGATCTAGGGAGCTGctggggtattgatgatgccTCCAATGTGGTGGAAGGTGTTGAAACAGACTTTGGCAAGGCACCAACTTCAATGGAACTCGATGATTTTAATTCTTCCGACATTCAGGTGGATGAGAAGGATGAGGCACAGTTTCATTATGTGAGAGATATATTGATGAAGTCTGGGTTTAGCAGTGATGAGCTTCTTGGAGAATGGTATTCTCCTAACCAGCCAGTGGACCCCTCACTGTTTGAAGAAGCAGAATGTTCTTGTTATGAACTTGATCCTGCTGGATACGAGCCTGAAATGACTCTTAATCACATGCTTCTGTTTGATCTGATCAATGAAGTCTTGTTGGAAATTTACGACAGTACCTTCACTTACTGCCCCTGGCTCTCGCGTTTTGATTCTCGTGTTCGGCCAATGCCAGCAGGTTACCATGTGCTCGAGGAGGTGTGGGCAATCATTAGTCACCATCTCAGCTCTCAACTGCAGCTGGATCAAACTGTGGAGGATATTGTTGCTCGAGATTTCATGAAGGATGATGGATGGATGAGCCTCCAACATGATACTGAGTACATAGGCCTGGAGTTGGAAGATCTGATTTTAGATGATTTGCTAGCTGAGGTCATTCTTCAATTTGATGACTTGCCGAGTTCTCTATATGTTCTCTGA
- the LOC103716523 gene encoding pentatricopeptide repeat-containing protein At4g21065-like: protein MDLRNMVFPSARHFKSLPPLVRTAARGRAAEQTCLALLQGCESLPELLQAQAFLLKSGLQANPLVLTKFTSTASSLDAVDAATSLLFSPRAATHLYDDFLFNTVIRSHAESHRPDSKQEAIFYYSLMLRRRRRPNKFTFPFLLKACAGLPHAHGVGSQVHASAVKFGFADDSYVQNTLIRMYSGSSTSLDSARKVFDRIPRSSPVTWSAMIAGYVRSGLSNEAVALFREMQVGRVRPDDVTIITVLSACADLGALELARWLGSYIERESIPKSLPLCNALVDTLAKCGDIDGAVALFERMPERSIVSWTSVIDGLAMHSRGSEAVCIFEAMKDAGVPPDDVAFIGVLTACSHAGMVDEGCRYFDSMRREFGIEPKIEHYGCMVDLFSRAGMVERAVNFVRTMPIEPNPVIWRTLVSACRIHGRLELGESINKQLLEEDPMNSSNYVLLSNVYASTRRWDKKWEIRKVMSKRGIRKVPGSSSVELDGEIYEFIAGDTSHLQSKEIYEMVEEIGKKLKRAGYVPISSEVLLDIDEGDKEDALHWHSEKLAIAFMLLKTPPRTPIWIVKNLRVCADCHLATKFISKVYDREITVRDRNRFHCFKDGFCSCKDFW from the coding sequence ATGGACTTGAGGAATATGGTGTTTCCCTCGGCAAGGCATTTCAAAAGCCTCCCTCCTCTGGTACGCACGGCTGCCAGAGGACGAGCGGCTGAACAGACGTGCCTGGCCTTGCTCCAAGGCTGCGAGTCTCTCCCCGAACTCCTCCAAGCCCAGGCCTTCCTCCTCAAGTCCGGCCTCCAAGCCAACCCTCTCGTTCTCACCAAATTCACCTCCACCGCCTCTTCCCTCGACGCCGTCGATGCCGCCacctccctcctcttctccccccGTGCCGCCACCCATCTATACGACGACTTCCTCTTCAACACCGTCATCCGCTCCCACGCCGAGTCCCACCGCCCCGACTCCAAGCAAGAAGCCATCTTTTACTACTCCCTCatgctccgccgccgccgccgccccaacAAGTTCACATTCCCTTTTCTCCTCAAGGCCTGCGCTGGCCTCCCCCATGCCCATGGTGTCGGTTCCCAGGTCCATGCCTCGGCCGTCAAATTTGGATTCGCCGATGATTCGTACGTGCAGAACACCCTCATCCGCATGTACTCCGGCTCCAGCACCAGCCTTGATTCTGCTCGCAAGGTGTTCGACAGGATTCCGAGGTCCAGCCCGGTCACCTGGAGTGCTATGATCGCCGGCTATGTCCGGTCGGGCCTGTCCAACGAGGCCGTGGCTCTCTTTCGGGAGATGCAGGTCGGCAGAGTCCGTCCTGACGATGTCACCATCATCACAGTGCTCTCTGCCTGCGCTGACTTGGGGGCTCTCGAGCTCGCAAGATGGCTCGGGTCTTACATCGAGAGGGAGAGCATACCGAAGAGTCTGCCTTTGTGCAATGCTCTGGTGGACACCCTTGCCAAATGTGGGGACATTGATGGTGCGGTGGCTCTCTTCGAGAGAATGCCGGAGAGAAGCATCGTGTCATGGACGTCGGTGATCGATGGGCTTGCAATGCACAGCCGTGGGAGTGAAGCGGTCTGCATCTTCGAGGCAATGAAGGATGCTGGCGTGCCCCCCGATGATGTAGCCTTTATCGGCGTCCTCACTGCATGCAGCCATGCTGGCATGGTTGATGAAGGATGCCGCTATTTTGATTCGATGAGGAGAGAATTCGGCATCGAACCCAAAATTGAGCACTATGGATGTATGGTGGATCTGTTTAGCCGAGCAGGGATGGTCGAGCGGGCAGTGAATTTTGTTCGAACGATGCCAATCGAGCCAAACCCGGTGATATGGAGGACATTAGTCAGTGCTTGTCGCATCCATGGTAGGCTTGAGCTTGGCGAGAGCATCAATAAGCAACTTCTTGAGGAGGATCCGATGAACAGTTCGAATTATGTATTGTTATCTAATGTCTATGCATCGACACGCCGGTGGGACAAGAAGTGGGAGATCAGGAAGGTGATGAGCAAGCGTGGGATTAGGAAGGTGCCTGGAAGCAGTTCGGTGGAGCTAGATGGTGAGATCTACGAGTTCATTGCCGGAGATACATCACATTTGCAGTCTAAGGAGATCTATGAGATGGTGGAGGAGATTGGGAAGAAGTTGAAGAGAGCAGGGTATGTGCCAATATCTTCAGAGGTACTGCTCGACATTGATGAAGGGGATAAGGAGGATGCATTGCATTGGCATAGTGAGAAGTTGGCCATTGCTTTCATGTTGCTGAAGACTCCTCCGAGGACACCAATTTGGATTGTTAAGAATCTGCGGGTGTGTGCAGACTGCCATTTAGCAACAAAATTCATTTCTAAGGTGTATGATCGTGAGATCACAGTGAGGGATCGGAATCGGTTTCATTGTTTTAAAGATGGGTTCTGTtcatgtaaagatttttggtga
- the LOC103716497 gene encoding protein ESMERALDA 1-like isoform X1 → MSVTLAENNRSPTRPGPCQDQDLLRAWTLFRTRPADDIDLKEGDQNATSNGCISHKKPSRNKVRLSDSEVRERRPENRQPSSRPKPGPSPTPSARSPHTPTPSTAPPIPALLAFPAPKKRIRNPHRRPRDRPPPAGRDGRIPLRFAGPSGDDHDDVMVPHHAYNRLGSGGTTPSPPASPRRSPRIHRRTSKSASGRALQAPRTLLQRLAWMVLSLLLRRQAIFLFAPLLYVAGMLFYMGTVSLEGVPRIISRPAPGSIYRSPQLYQRLRPDMDSDNSSDALAAVWRHPYKGGTWRPCINVTMNELPDSNGYIYVEANGGLNQQRTSICNAVAVAGYLNATLVIPNFHYHSIWRDPSKFKDIYDEEHFINTLKNDVRVVDKVPDFIMERFGHNMSNVHNFKIKAWSSIQYYKDAVLPKLIEEKFIRISPFANRLSFDAPSAVQHLRCLANFEALHFSNPIATLAEKLISRMKERSTDNNGRYIAVHLRFEEDMVAFSCCIFDGGEEEKQDMNAARERGWRGKFTKRGRVIRPGVIRMNGKCPLTPLEVGLMLRGMGFSNNTSIYLASGKIYKAEKTMAPLLEMFPLLQTKETLASPEELAPFKNYSSRMAAIDYSVCLHSEVFVTTQGGNFPHFLVGHRRYLYGGHSKTIKPDKRKLALLFDNPKVSWKALKRQLLNMRAHSDAKGIEIKRSNDSIYTYPCPDCMCRSNKSEVLKSPPAS, encoded by the exons ATGTCAGTAACCTTGGCCGAAAATAACCGGTCACCAACCCGGCCTGGCCCGTGCCAAGACCAAGACTTACTAAGAGCATGGACCTTGTTTCGGACCAGGCCCGCTGATGATATCGACTTGAAAGAAGGTGACCAGAACGCGACGTCCAACGGCTGTATATCACATAAAAAACCATCGAGAAACAAAGTCCGCCTCTCCGACTCGGAGGTCCGAGAACGCCGGCCGGAAAACAGACAGCCGTCCAGTCGGCCAAAGCCGGGTCCTTCCCCCACCCCCTCCGCACGTTCGCCGCACACCCCCACCCCCAGCACCGCCCCGCCGATCCCCGCCCTCCTCGCTTTCCCTGCGCCCAAGAAACGAATACGAAACCCTCACCGTAGACCCCGTGATCGGCCTCCACCGGCGGGGAGGGACGGACGGATCCCCCTGCGATTCGCCGGCCCCTCCGGAGACGACCACGACGACGTGATGGTGCCGCACCATGCCTACAACCGCCTCGGCAGCGGGGGGACGACGCCGTCCCCGCCGGCGTCGCCCCGCCGCTCGCCGAGGATCCACCGGCGCACCTCCAAGTCCGCCTCCGGACGGGCCCTCCAGGCGCCGCGGACCCTTCTGCAGCGGTTGGCGTGGATGGTACTATCGCTCCTCCTCCGGCGGCAGGCCATCTTCCTCTTCGCGCCGCTCCTGTACGTCGCCGGGATGCTCTTCTATATGGGCACCGTCTCCCTCGAGGGCGTTCCCCGCATCATCTCCCGCCCCGCTCCTGGCTCCATCTACCGGAGCCCCCAGCTGTACCAGCGCCTCCGCCCCGATATGGACTCTGATAACTCTTCCGATGCG TTAGCAGCTGTATGGAGACACCCCTATAAAGGTGGTACGTGGCGACCATGTATAAATGTGACTATGAATG AACTGCCTGATTCTAATGGTTACATATATGTTGAAGCAAATGGCGGCTTGAATCAGCAACGGACTTCT ATATGCAATGCAGTTGCTGTAGCAGGATATCTAAATGCAACACTTGTTATCCCAAATTTCCACTACCACAGCATTTGGAGAGATCCTAG CAAATTTAAGGATATCTATGATGAGGAGCACTTCATCAATACCCTGAAAAATGATGTAAGAGTGGTTGATAAGGTGCCTGACTTCATAATGGAACGATTTGGTCACAATATGAGTAATGTACATAACTTCAAGATCAAGGCTTGGTCTTCCATTCAATATTACAAGGATGCTGTCCTGCCTAAGCTAATTGAAGAAAA GTTTATAAGGATATCTCCTTTTGCAAATCGTCTGTCATTTGATGCCCCTTCTGCAGTCCAACACCTAAGATGCTTGGCAAATTTTGAAGCCTTGCACTTTTCAAATCCTATAGCAACTTTGGCTGAAAAGTTGATTTCTCGAATGAAAGAACGCAGCACAGACAATAATGGTAGATATATTGCagtgcatcttcgctttgaagag GATATGGTTGCATTCTCTTGTTGCATATTTGATGGTGGCGAAGAGGAGAAACAGGACATGAATGCTGCAAGAGAAAGAGGTTGGAGAGGAAAGTTTACTAAACGGGGTCGTGTTATACGGCCTGGTGTAATTAGGATGAATGGAAAATGTCCGCTTACACCTTTGGAG GTTGGCTTGATGCTTCGAGGCATGGGTTTCAGTAATAATACATCTATATATTTGGCTTCGGGTAAGATTTACAAGGCAGAAAAAACTATGGCTCCGCTTCTTGAAATGTTTCCCCTTTTGCAAACTAAAGAGACATTAGCATCACCAGAGGAGCTTGCTCCATTTAAG AACTATTCTTCTAGAATGGCTGCTATAGACTACAGTGTCTGCCTTCATAGTGAAGTGTTTGTGACAACTCAAGGTGGGAATTTTCCTCACTTTTTGGTTGGCCATAGGAGATATTTGTATGGTGGACATTCTAAGACTATCAAGCCTGATAAAAGGAAGTTGGCATTGTTGTTCGACAATCCAAAAGTTAG TTGGAAGGCCTTGAAGCGTCAATTGTTAAACATGCGAGCACATAGTGACGCCAAGGGGATAGAGATTAAAAGATCAAATGACTCAATATACACTTATCCTTGCCCGGACTGCATGTGCCGCTCCAACAAATCAGAAGTTTTAAAATCTCCACCAGCTTCATAA
- the LOC103716497 gene encoding protein ESMERALDA 1-like isoform X3 has product MNELPDSNGYIYVEANGGLNQQRTSICNAVAVAGYLNATLVIPNFHYHSIWRDPSKFKDIYDEEHFINTLKNDVRVVDKVPDFIMERFGHNMSNVHNFKIKAWSSIQYYKDAVLPKLIEEKFIRISPFANRLSFDAPSAVQHLRCLANFEALHFSNPIATLAEKLISRMKERSTDNNGRYIAVHLRFEEDMVAFSCCIFDGGEEEKQDMNAARERGWRGKFTKRGRVIRPGVIRMNGKCPLTPLEVGLMLRGMGFSNNTSIYLASGKIYKAEKTMAPLLEMFPLLQTKETLASPEELAPFKNYSSRMAAIDYSVCLHSEVFVTTQGGNFPHFLVGHRRYLYGGHSKTIKPDKRKLALLFDNPKVSWKALKRQLLNMRAHSDAKGIEIKRSNDSIYTYPCPDCMCRSNKSEVLKSPPAS; this is encoded by the exons ATGAATG AACTGCCTGATTCTAATGGTTACATATATGTTGAAGCAAATGGCGGCTTGAATCAGCAACGGACTTCT ATATGCAATGCAGTTGCTGTAGCAGGATATCTAAATGCAACACTTGTTATCCCAAATTTCCACTACCACAGCATTTGGAGAGATCCTAG CAAATTTAAGGATATCTATGATGAGGAGCACTTCATCAATACCCTGAAAAATGATGTAAGAGTGGTTGATAAGGTGCCTGACTTCATAATGGAACGATTTGGTCACAATATGAGTAATGTACATAACTTCAAGATCAAGGCTTGGTCTTCCATTCAATATTACAAGGATGCTGTCCTGCCTAAGCTAATTGAAGAAAA GTTTATAAGGATATCTCCTTTTGCAAATCGTCTGTCATTTGATGCCCCTTCTGCAGTCCAACACCTAAGATGCTTGGCAAATTTTGAAGCCTTGCACTTTTCAAATCCTATAGCAACTTTGGCTGAAAAGTTGATTTCTCGAATGAAAGAACGCAGCACAGACAATAATGGTAGATATATTGCagtgcatcttcgctttgaagag GATATGGTTGCATTCTCTTGTTGCATATTTGATGGTGGCGAAGAGGAGAAACAGGACATGAATGCTGCAAGAGAAAGAGGTTGGAGAGGAAAGTTTACTAAACGGGGTCGTGTTATACGGCCTGGTGTAATTAGGATGAATGGAAAATGTCCGCTTACACCTTTGGAG GTTGGCTTGATGCTTCGAGGCATGGGTTTCAGTAATAATACATCTATATATTTGGCTTCGGGTAAGATTTACAAGGCAGAAAAAACTATGGCTCCGCTTCTTGAAATGTTTCCCCTTTTGCAAACTAAAGAGACATTAGCATCACCAGAGGAGCTTGCTCCATTTAAG AACTATTCTTCTAGAATGGCTGCTATAGACTACAGTGTCTGCCTTCATAGTGAAGTGTTTGTGACAACTCAAGGTGGGAATTTTCCTCACTTTTTGGTTGGCCATAGGAGATATTTGTATGGTGGACATTCTAAGACTATCAAGCCTGATAAAAGGAAGTTGGCATTGTTGTTCGACAATCCAAAAGTTAG TTGGAAGGCCTTGAAGCGTCAATTGTTAAACATGCGAGCACATAGTGACGCCAAGGGGATAGAGATTAAAAGATCAAATGACTCAATATACACTTATCCTTGCCCGGACTGCATGTGCCGCTCCAACAAATCAGAAGTTTTAAAATCTCCACCAGCTTCATAA
- the LOC103716497 gene encoding protein ESMERALDA 1-like isoform X2 produces MSVTLAENNRSPTRPGPCQDQDLLRAWTLFRTRPADDIDLKEGDQNATSNGCISHKKPSRNKVRLSDSEVRERRPENRQPSSRPKPGPSPTPSARSPHTPTPSTAPPIPALLAFPAPKKRIRNPHRRPRDRPPPAGRDGRIPLRFAGPSGDDHDDVMVPHHAYNRLGSGGTTPSPPASPRRSPRIHRRTSKSASGRALQAPRTLLQRLAWMVLSLLLRRQAIFLFAPLLYVAGMLFYMGTVSLEGVPRIISRPAPGSIYRSPQLYQRLRPDMDSDNSSDALAAVWRHPYKGGTWRPCINVTMNELPDSNGYIYVEANGGLNQQRTSICNAVAVAGYLNATLVIPNFHYHSIWRDPSKFKDIYDEEHFINTLKNDVRVVDKVPDFIMERFGHNMSNVHNFKIKAWSSIQYYKDAVLPKLIEEKFIRISPFANRLSFDAPSAVQHLRCLANFEALHFSNPIATLAEKLISRMKERSTDNNGRYIAVHLRFEEDMVAFSCCIFDGGEEEKQDMNAARERGWRGKFTKRGRVIRPGVIRMNGKCPLTPLEVGLMLRGMGFSNNTSIYLASGKIYKAEKTMAPLLEMFPLLQTKETLASPEELAPFKLEGLEASIVKHAST; encoded by the exons ATGTCAGTAACCTTGGCCGAAAATAACCGGTCACCAACCCGGCCTGGCCCGTGCCAAGACCAAGACTTACTAAGAGCATGGACCTTGTTTCGGACCAGGCCCGCTGATGATATCGACTTGAAAGAAGGTGACCAGAACGCGACGTCCAACGGCTGTATATCACATAAAAAACCATCGAGAAACAAAGTCCGCCTCTCCGACTCGGAGGTCCGAGAACGCCGGCCGGAAAACAGACAGCCGTCCAGTCGGCCAAAGCCGGGTCCTTCCCCCACCCCCTCCGCACGTTCGCCGCACACCCCCACCCCCAGCACCGCCCCGCCGATCCCCGCCCTCCTCGCTTTCCCTGCGCCCAAGAAACGAATACGAAACCCTCACCGTAGACCCCGTGATCGGCCTCCACCGGCGGGGAGGGACGGACGGATCCCCCTGCGATTCGCCGGCCCCTCCGGAGACGACCACGACGACGTGATGGTGCCGCACCATGCCTACAACCGCCTCGGCAGCGGGGGGACGACGCCGTCCCCGCCGGCGTCGCCCCGCCGCTCGCCGAGGATCCACCGGCGCACCTCCAAGTCCGCCTCCGGACGGGCCCTCCAGGCGCCGCGGACCCTTCTGCAGCGGTTGGCGTGGATGGTACTATCGCTCCTCCTCCGGCGGCAGGCCATCTTCCTCTTCGCGCCGCTCCTGTACGTCGCCGGGATGCTCTTCTATATGGGCACCGTCTCCCTCGAGGGCGTTCCCCGCATCATCTCCCGCCCCGCTCCTGGCTCCATCTACCGGAGCCCCCAGCTGTACCAGCGCCTCCGCCCCGATATGGACTCTGATAACTCTTCCGATGCG TTAGCAGCTGTATGGAGACACCCCTATAAAGGTGGTACGTGGCGACCATGTATAAATGTGACTATGAATG AACTGCCTGATTCTAATGGTTACATATATGTTGAAGCAAATGGCGGCTTGAATCAGCAACGGACTTCT ATATGCAATGCAGTTGCTGTAGCAGGATATCTAAATGCAACACTTGTTATCCCAAATTTCCACTACCACAGCATTTGGAGAGATCCTAG CAAATTTAAGGATATCTATGATGAGGAGCACTTCATCAATACCCTGAAAAATGATGTAAGAGTGGTTGATAAGGTGCCTGACTTCATAATGGAACGATTTGGTCACAATATGAGTAATGTACATAACTTCAAGATCAAGGCTTGGTCTTCCATTCAATATTACAAGGATGCTGTCCTGCCTAAGCTAATTGAAGAAAA GTTTATAAGGATATCTCCTTTTGCAAATCGTCTGTCATTTGATGCCCCTTCTGCAGTCCAACACCTAAGATGCTTGGCAAATTTTGAAGCCTTGCACTTTTCAAATCCTATAGCAACTTTGGCTGAAAAGTTGATTTCTCGAATGAAAGAACGCAGCACAGACAATAATGGTAGATATATTGCagtgcatcttcgctttgaagag GATATGGTTGCATTCTCTTGTTGCATATTTGATGGTGGCGAAGAGGAGAAACAGGACATGAATGCTGCAAGAGAAAGAGGTTGGAGAGGAAAGTTTACTAAACGGGGTCGTGTTATACGGCCTGGTGTAATTAGGATGAATGGAAAATGTCCGCTTACACCTTTGGAG GTTGGCTTGATGCTTCGAGGCATGGGTTTCAGTAATAATACATCTATATATTTGGCTTCGGGTAAGATTTACAAGGCAGAAAAAACTATGGCTCCGCTTCTTGAAATGTTTCCCCTTTTGCAAACTAAAGAGACATTAGCATCACCAGAGGAGCTTGCTCCATTTAAG TTGGAAGGCCTTGAAGCGTCAATTGTTAAACATGCGAGCACATAG